From one Gracilibacillus salinarum genomic stretch:
- a CDS encoding FIMAH domain-containing protein, whose amino-acid sequence MKRTLAIILYALVCCCAFYAISPVAQASSEDTDQLAFPGAEGFGQYAKGGRGGEVYHVTSYELTGPGTFHDALTTAGDTPRTIVFDISGNITIPQIIVRNKANITIAGQTAPGEGVTIKGNNIRFIDSHDIVIRYMRFRLGKNDFQDDALYFEDSQNVIIDHSSFSWGTDENLSILSKNYENPESKNITVQWSIISEGLLTHSMGGLIEMNTITMHHNLYAHNNDRNPKTKGQIDFVNNVVYNWGGYPYVAGGESGTKGYGNVVGNYFVAGVNSANPEYAIVRGNENYSLFLQDNKIDSNKNGKLDGTNTGTDMMEEERPSVIVDNRFAYPLTNTENPDDAYQHVLDYAGSSLERDLTDQQVIYDVRNQTGAIIGNENDVGGYPELGSETSNDDTDQDGMPDKWEKKQNLDHEDPADRNQDSNGNGYTNLEDYLNELASSTFPENYPMEPPVWNEEPFEPPVIDPEPETDPEPLPVLDGDILRNVVINDNSSNGHANALNWSIEENLQTGNLVAGDRDSYRFTTIPQELLGVEWIRSAVNSRSASSEDLVSFYLAGDADVYVAHDSRISDKPDWLSSYEETGLSITDDQPVTFELYKKHYTAGDHAILGSNNNSKRMNYFVLIKPTATEESAPQGRPEQLTADLENKQVELTWSNESDAENYLIYRSSSMDPAYRAIASSDSTSYADETVELGITYQYKVSSINSAGESSLSEAKDILYFDANTPAPTKPAELNIKEVKSITAVLEWQEVEGAKSYKIYRSSNSADNVELIGYTHSPSFIDKPLEPSTAYSYQVSAIGVGGESDKSEVLTTETKEAIEFPVEPTNLTTESVTTSSFELSWHAVQDAEQYAIYRKANEDSNYSMLTETDSTSFVDDSISVNQTGYNYKIKAINELGESDFSESLLIEMPLPQEPSQLRISKTGTDFVGLAWTANGGASQYNIYRKNGDEVENLGNAKVNTFYDRTAEPGVHYTYFIKGENAAGESESSNHVTVIPGHDTVLNNYLNQFKQSGDIKGSLAAPLENSLKQAKHHLDKGSSKQAIKFINKFNRQVEQGTKQNKISTFANRILTHYASSYLEKLESK is encoded by the coding sequence ATGAAACGAACGCTAGCCATTATACTCTATGCTCTTGTTTGCTGTTGTGCTTTCTATGCCATCTCCCCTGTCGCTCAAGCATCTTCTGAAGACACAGACCAGCTCGCCTTTCCGGGGGCAGAAGGTTTTGGGCAATATGCAAAAGGCGGACGTGGTGGTGAGGTGTATCATGTCACAAGTTATGAATTAACAGGTCCAGGAACTTTTCATGATGCCTTAACTACTGCCGGAGATACACCAAGAACAATCGTTTTCGATATTTCCGGTAACATCACTATTCCACAAATTATCGTCAGAAATAAAGCGAACATTACAATAGCTGGTCAGACAGCACCAGGAGAAGGAGTGACCATTAAAGGAAATAATATCCGTTTTATAGATAGCCATGACATCGTGATTCGTTACATGCGATTCCGGCTAGGAAAAAATGATTTCCAAGATGACGCGTTATATTTTGAAGATAGTCAGAATGTTATCATCGATCATTCCTCCTTCTCGTGGGGGACAGACGAGAACCTGTCCATCTTAAGTAAGAATTATGAGAATCCTGAATCTAAAAATATCACCGTTCAATGGTCGATAATCTCAGAAGGGCTGTTAACTCACTCTATGGGCGGTCTGATTGAGATGAATACAATAACGATGCACCATAATCTTTATGCTCACAATAACGACCGGAACCCCAAAACAAAAGGGCAAATCGATTTTGTAAATAACGTTGTGTATAACTGGGGTGGATATCCTTATGTAGCTGGTGGCGAATCAGGCACTAAAGGTTATGGAAATGTTGTTGGGAACTATTTTGTAGCTGGAGTGAATTCGGCAAATCCCGAATATGCGATCGTTCGCGGTAATGAAAATTATAGCTTATTCCTGCAAGATAACAAAATTGATAGTAATAAAAACGGAAAATTGGACGGAACAAACACAGGAACAGATATGATGGAAGAAGAACGTCCGAGCGTTATTGTCGACAACCGGTTTGCTTATCCTCTGACCAATACCGAGAATCCCGATGATGCCTATCAGCATGTATTGGATTATGCTGGTTCCTCGCTAGAGCGGGATTTGACCGATCAACAAGTAATCTATGACGTCAGAAATCAAACAGGCGCTATTATCGGAAATGAGAATGATGTTGGCGGCTATCCTGAATTAGGCTCAGAGACAAGTAACGATGATACCGATCAGGATGGTATGCCAGATAAATGGGAGAAGAAACAAAACCTAGATCATGAAGATCCAGCAGATCGAAATCAGGATAGTAACGGAAACGGCTATACAAATCTAGAAGATTATTTGAATGAGTTAGCCAGCTCTACTTTTCCTGAAAATTATCCAATGGAACCCCCAGTATGGAACGAAGAACCATTTGAGCCTCCAGTGATAGATCCTGAACCTGAAACAGATCCTGAACCATTGCCCGTATTAGACGGAGACATACTAAGAAATGTAGTTATTAATGATAATAGTAGTAATGGTCATGCCAATGCGCTTAATTGGTCTATTGAAGAAAATTTACAAACGGGGAACCTTGTGGCAGGAGATCGTGATAGCTACCGTTTTACAACCATTCCCCAAGAATTATTAGGAGTCGAATGGATCCGATCTGCAGTTAATTCCAGAAGTGCTTCTAGTGAAGATTTAGTTTCCTTTTATTTAGCTGGGGATGCTGATGTGTATGTCGCGCATGACAGCAGAATAAGTGACAAACCAGACTGGTTATCTTCTTATGAAGAAACAGGTTTATCGATAACAGATGATCAGCCGGTCACCTTTGAATTGTATAAAAAACATTACACAGCTGGAGATCATGCTATTCTTGGCTCAAACAACAATAGTAAACGAATGAATTATTTTGTTCTGATAAAACCGACAGCAACCGAAGAATCAGCTCCACAAGGTAGACCTGAGCAACTAACAGCAGATCTTGAGAATAAACAGGTCGAGTTAACCTGGTCGAACGAATCAGACGCTGAAAACTATTTGATATACCGATCTTCTTCCATGGATCCTGCTTATCGTGCTATTGCCAGCTCTGATTCAACAAGCTATGCAGATGAGACAGTCGAATTGGGTATTACGTATCAATATAAAGTATCTTCCATTAATTCTGCCGGAGAGTCAAGTCTGTCGGAAGCGAAAGATATCTTGTATTTCGACGCCAATACACCAGCTCCAACTAAGCCAGCAGAACTTAACATTAAAGAAGTCAAATCTATTACCGCTGTATTGGAGTGGCAAGAAGTAGAAGGTGCCAAGAGTTATAAAATATACAGATCTTCCAATTCTGCTGATAATGTTGAGTTAATTGGTTATACTCATTCTCCATCGTTTATCGATAAACCTTTGGAGCCTTCCACTGCCTATTCCTATCAGGTTTCTGCAATTGGAGTTGGTGGTGAATCAGATAAGTCAGAAGTACTCACTACCGAAACGAAAGAAGCTATCGAATTTCCTGTGGAACCAACAAATTTAACAACTGAGAGTGTGACGACCTCTTCGTTCGAACTATCATGGCATGCTGTGCAGGATGCTGAACAATATGCCATTTATAGAAAAGCGAATGAAGATAGTAACTACAGCATGTTGACTGAGACAGATTCGACCAGCTTCGTTGATGATTCGATCAGTGTTAATCAAACAGGCTACAATTACAAAATAAAAGCCATCAACGAATTAGGTGAATCGGATTTTTCCGAATCTCTTTTGATTGAAATGCCATTACCTCAAGAACCGAGTCAATTAAGAATCTCTAAGACTGGAACTGACTTTGTTGGGCTAGCTTGGACTGCTAATGGCGGAGCCAGTCAATACAATATTTATCGAAAAAATGGTGATGAAGTGGAGAACCTAGGCAATGCCAAAGTCAACACCTTCTATGATCGTACTGCGGAACCAGGTGTTCACTATACCTATTTTATTAAAGGGGAAAATGCCGCCGGGGAATCAGAATCTTCTAATCATGTAACCGTAATACCTGGACATGACACTGTACTAAATAATTATCTCAATCAGTTTAAACAATCCGGTGATATAAAAGGCTCTTTAGCTGCCCCATTAGAAAATAGTCTTAAACAAGCGAAACACCATCTTGATAAAGGTTCATCTAAACAAGCGATTAAATTTATTAACAAATTCAATAGACAGGTGGAACAAGGAACAAAACAAAACAAGATTTCAACGTTTGCTAATCGTATACTAACTCATTATGCATCTTCCTATTTAGAAAAATTAGAAAGTAAATAG
- the racE gene encoding glutamate racemase, with the protein MKQPIGVIDSGVGGLTVASELIRQLPKESIIYLGDTKRCPYGPRPKEEVIKYTWEMVRFLLTKDIKMLVIACNTATAFVLEQLKEELPFPIVGVIQPGARAAITNSRTGDIGVIGTEGTINSRAYVDALKYINSQITVRDLACPAFVPLVEQGIVKGNEAYQVVRETLRPMKEYREMDTIILGCTHYPMIKDLIQEVIGSTVTVISSGEETAREVSTILGYQKKLYQGQEEPQNHFYTTGDVEVFQAIASRWFDQRVDAVSKIDLHSVRSV; encoded by the coding sequence GTGAAACAACCAATTGGTGTTATAGATTCTGGTGTTGGCGGACTGACCGTAGCGAGTGAATTAATCCGGCAGCTGCCAAAAGAATCCATTATATACTTAGGTGATACCAAACGTTGCCCGTATGGTCCGCGTCCTAAAGAAGAAGTGATAAAGTACACATGGGAAATGGTTCGCTTTCTGTTGACTAAAGATATCAAAATGCTTGTGATTGCATGTAACACAGCAACAGCATTTGTCTTAGAACAATTGAAAGAAGAACTGCCATTTCCGATTGTAGGTGTGATCCAACCTGGTGCCAGAGCGGCGATTACGAACTCAAGGACAGGTGACATTGGGGTGATCGGCACAGAAGGAACAATTAACAGTCGTGCCTACGTGGATGCATTAAAGTATATTAATTCACAGATTACAGTTCGAGACCTAGCGTGTCCAGCTTTTGTGCCATTAGTTGAACAAGGGATTGTTAAAGGAAATGAAGCGTATCAAGTAGTACGAGAAACCTTGCGACCAATGAAAGAATATCGCGAGATGGATACGATCATCCTAGGATGCACGCATTATCCAATGATTAAGGACCTGATCCAAGAAGTAATTGGCTCGACGGTGACAGTCATTTCATCCGGAGAAGAGACTGCCCGAGAGGTCAGTACCATTCTTGGCTATCAAAAGAAATTGTATCAAGGGCAAGAGGAACCGCAAAATCATTTTTACACAACAGGGGACGTGGAAGTATTTCAGGCAATTGCTTCACGCTGGTTTGACCAAAGAGTAGACGCAGTCAGCAAAATCGATTTGCATTCCGTAAGAAGCGTATGA
- a CDS encoding ABC transporter ATP-binding protein, translating to MFSVFYKLSWFFKEQWVRYSVAITALIIVSFIDLLPPKLVGMAIDAIQYNELTAERLMQYIVVFIGLIVISYGIMFLWDYHLFGGSLLLERKMRSKLMSHFMKMSPRFFSHNRTGDLMARATNDLKAIMMTAGFGILTLVDSTIFMSFIILMMGFTISWPLTLAALIPMPLMAIIVHQYGKIIHTRFTAAQSAFSELNNYTLEAIRGVRVTRAFVQEQQDFERFSDRTETVFQKNKSVANMEAFFEPTIKILVGISYTIGLGYGAMMVIDNRISLGDLVTFNVYLGMLIWPMFAIGELINVMQRGNASIDRVDHVFAQQADVTDPVIPKKIEIPEVIHFEQVDFTYPDVTGKQLAGLNVTIQRGETIGIVGKTGSGKTTFFKQLLREYAPPQGNLTINQIPIASFSLDTTRSWIGYVPQEHVLFSKTVKENLTFGCGSKSNQEIDRILESACLKADMEALPEGLQTLVGESGVTLSGGQKQRVSLARALLMDPEILILDDSLSAVDGKTEANIITHLKRERKGKTTMIAAHRLSAVKHADQIIVLDEGRIVESGRHEELMKQAGWYKTQFSLQQMEGGEE from the coding sequence ATGTTTTCAGTATTTTATAAATTATCATGGTTTTTTAAAGAGCAATGGGTTCGTTATTCCGTTGCGATCACAGCACTAATTATCGTAAGTTTTATCGATTTATTGCCACCAAAGTTAGTAGGGATGGCGATTGATGCGATTCAGTATAATGAATTGACTGCAGAACGTTTAATGCAATATATTGTCGTCTTTATCGGATTGATTGTGATTAGTTACGGCATCATGTTTTTGTGGGATTATCATTTATTCGGAGGATCCTTATTATTAGAAAGAAAAATGCGCTCGAAATTGATGAGCCATTTTATGAAAATGAGTCCTCGTTTTTTTAGTCATAATCGCACTGGTGACTTAATGGCTCGTGCAACGAACGACTTGAAAGCGATTATGATGACAGCAGGTTTCGGGATACTTACACTGGTAGATTCCACGATTTTCATGTCCTTTATCATTCTCATGATGGGATTTACAATCAGCTGGCCATTAACGCTTGCTGCATTAATTCCAATGCCGTTAATGGCAATTATCGTTCATCAATACGGGAAGATCATTCACACCCGATTTACTGCGGCACAGTCAGCTTTCAGTGAATTGAATAATTATACGCTGGAAGCGATCAGAGGTGTCCGGGTTACCCGAGCATTTGTACAGGAACAGCAAGATTTTGAGCGGTTTTCAGATAGGACAGAAACAGTCTTCCAAAAGAATAAGTCCGTAGCCAATATGGAAGCATTCTTTGAACCAACAATTAAAATTTTAGTAGGGATTTCGTACACAATTGGACTTGGTTACGGTGCGATGATGGTGATCGACAATCGGATATCATTAGGAGACCTTGTAACTTTTAATGTTTACTTAGGTATGCTGATATGGCCAATGTTTGCGATTGGAGAATTAATTAATGTCATGCAAAGAGGGAACGCATCGATCGATCGTGTAGATCATGTATTTGCACAACAAGCAGATGTAACGGATCCTGTCATTCCCAAAAAGATAGAGATACCAGAAGTAATTCATTTTGAACAGGTGGATTTTACTTATCCGGATGTTACTGGCAAGCAATTAGCTGGCCTCAACGTTACGATTCAACGAGGGGAAACAATCGGGATTGTTGGCAAGACTGGTTCTGGAAAAACAACATTTTTCAAGCAGCTATTGAGGGAATATGCTCCGCCTCAAGGAAACCTAACCATCAATCAGATTCCGATAGCAAGTTTTTCGTTGGATACAACAAGATCATGGATCGGATATGTACCACAAGAGCATGTATTATTTTCTAAGACAGTCAAAGAAAACCTGACATTTGGCTGTGGTTCCAAATCAAATCAAGAAATCGATCGTATCCTGGAATCTGCCTGCTTGAAAGCAGATATGGAAGCATTGCCGGAGGGACTTCAAACGTTAGTTGGAGAAAGTGGTGTAACCTTATCAGGGGGACAGAAACAGCGTGTTTCATTAGCGCGAGCATTATTAATGGATCCAGAAATATTGATTCTTGATGATTCACTTTCAGCCGTAGATGGTAAAACAGAGGCGAATATTATCACTCATTTAAAAAGAGAACGAAAAGGAAAAACAACTATGATCGCTGCCCATCGCTTGTCAGCTGTTAAACACGCGGATCAGATTATTGTGTTAGACGAGGGGCGGATCGTGGAAAGTGGCCGGCATGAAGAACTGATGAAACAAGCTGGCTGGTATAAAACACAATTTAGCTTGCAACAGATGGAAGGTGGTGAAGAATAA
- a CDS encoding ABC transporter ATP-binding protein, giving the protein MNPSTEKRLLRYAFTSKKFIIIGLVCLIIAVGLELSGPLIAKRVIDHHIVGVQANWKQVNAKDDPDTIAYQDMFLKRADRVIGEDDVINDFTLLQSERSYYLIEGNISATNTVESAENGLVTVRDGDSATEVEGQRISAAELVTFFQPEFHPIILLLALYIGLILIAAVFQYFKTYLLQVSANKIIQRMRNDVFTQIEKLPMKYFVDRPAGKIVARVTNDTEAIRELYVKVLETFVNGFVYMTGIFIALFLLNPPLASFCLILIPLLYLWMKFYKNFAGKYNRVIRSTNSEINASINESIQGMPVIQAFRRTKETQDEFEVLNNRHFAYQKKMIVLSALTSFNLVNAIRGIAFVGFIWFFGSASLTGESIVTAGVLYAFVDYLTRLFEPMTQIVNQLPQLEQARVAGGRVFELLDEETEVVGKVEEQNVQGDILFRDVSFAYEKDEYVLNNLSFHIKPGQMAAFVGHTGSGKSSIMNVLFRFYDPQHGKIEIDGVNTMTRTRQQIRQSIGIVLQDPFIFTGTVLSNITLEDPTVSRDKAIAALKAVGADQFIEKLPQQYDEPVGENGSQFSTGQRQLLSFARALAFDPAILILDEATANIDTETEGMIQEAMQVLAKDRTMLVIAHRLSTIQHADQIIVLERGKIIETGSHHELLKQKGNYYQMYQMQLGTDREVTAV; this is encoded by the coding sequence ATGAATCCTTCAACAGAAAAAAGATTATTACGCTACGCTTTTACGAGTAAAAAGTTTATTATAATTGGTTTGGTCTGTCTCATCATTGCTGTAGGTCTTGAATTATCTGGTCCACTGATCGCTAAAAGAGTAATTGACCATCATATTGTTGGTGTACAGGCAAATTGGAAGCAAGTAAATGCAAAGGATGACCCGGATACTATTGCCTACCAGGATATGTTCCTTAAAAGAGCCGACCGGGTGATAGGTGAAGACGATGTAATAAACGATTTTACCTTACTACAATCCGAGAGAAGTTATTATTTAATAGAAGGAAACATTTCTGCAACTAACACAGTTGAATCAGCAGAGAACGGGTTGGTAACGGTTAGAGACGGTGATTCAGCGACAGAAGTCGAAGGACAACGAATATCTGCAGCTGAGCTGGTAACATTCTTTCAGCCTGAATTTCATCCAATTATTCTGTTGTTAGCTTTATATATCGGACTTATTCTGATTGCGGCTGTTTTCCAATATTTTAAAACGTATTTACTTCAAGTTTCTGCAAACAAAATCATTCAGCGTATGCGAAATGACGTGTTTACTCAAATCGAAAAATTGCCGATGAAGTACTTTGTCGATCGGCCGGCTGGTAAAATCGTAGCACGAGTTACGAACGATACGGAGGCCATTAGAGAATTATATGTAAAAGTATTAGAAACATTTGTTAACGGTTTTGTTTATATGACCGGAATCTTTATAGCACTGTTTCTATTAAACCCACCCCTGGCCAGTTTCTGTTTGATTTTAATTCCGCTTCTTTATTTGTGGATGAAGTTTTATAAGAATTTTGCTGGTAAATATAATCGGGTGATTCGTTCGACCAATAGCGAAATTAACGCATCGATTAATGAATCGATTCAAGGAATGCCTGTCATTCAAGCGTTTCGCAGAACGAAAGAAACGCAGGATGAATTTGAGGTGCTAAATAATCGTCATTTTGCTTATCAGAAGAAAATGATAGTATTAAGTGCACTCACTTCATTTAATCTTGTCAATGCTATTCGTGGTATTGCGTTTGTCGGATTTATCTGGTTTTTTGGTTCTGCGTCGCTAACAGGCGAGAGTATTGTGACAGCCGGTGTTCTATATGCATTTGTCGATTATCTTACTCGTTTATTTGAACCAATGACGCAGATTGTTAATCAATTACCACAATTAGAGCAGGCAAGAGTAGCGGGCGGCAGGGTGTTTGAATTACTAGATGAAGAAACTGAAGTAGTAGGTAAGGTAGAAGAGCAAAATGTTCAAGGGGATATTCTTTTCCGGGATGTCAGTTTTGCTTATGAAAAAGATGAATACGTATTAAATAATCTTAGTTTTCATATTAAACCAGGACAAATGGCGGCCTTCGTGGGTCACACTGGTTCGGGTAAGAGCTCAATTATGAATGTTCTTTTCCGTTTCTATGATCCACAGCATGGTAAAATCGAGATTGATGGTGTGAACACAATGACGCGCACCAGACAGCAAATTCGCCAGTCAATCGGTATTGTTTTGCAGGACCCGTTTATTTTTACCGGTACGGTTCTTTCAAATATTACATTAGAGGATCCAACTGTTTCACGAGATAAAGCAATTGCAGCTTTAAAAGCAGTGGGAGCGGATCAATTTATTGAAAAATTACCGCAGCAATACGACGAGCCTGTCGGTGAAAACGGTAGTCAGTTTTCTACCGGTCAGCGGCAATTACTGTCATTTGCCAGAGCACTAGCTTTTGATCCCGCCATCTTGATATTAGATGAGGCTACTGCTAACATCGATACCGAAACAGAAGGAATGATTCAGGAAGCCATGCAGGTATTAGCAAAGGACAGAACGATGCTTGTCATTGCCCACCGTTTATCAACGATTCAGCATGCCGATCAAATAATTGTGTTGGAAAGAGGTAAAATTATAGAAACTGGATCACATCATGAGTTATTGAAACAGAAAGGGAACTATTACCAGATGTATCAGATGCAGTTAGGTACCGACCGCGAAGTTACGGCGGTATAA
- a CDS encoding MarR family winged helix-turn-helix transcriptional regulator, translating to MAKTKEQESIADIEKELRYISGIIKQKGREILNNYPITTPQFIALQFLLEHGDLTLGELSKKINLAFSTTTDLVDRMEKNDLVERVRDTKDRRVVRIHLLEKGREIIHEVIEKRQKYLGEVLSNVKEEDMEQLSTLLHLLHREMRQQTKNAKL from the coding sequence TTGGCAAAAACGAAAGAGCAAGAAAGTATTGCAGATATCGAAAAAGAATTACGATATATCTCAGGTATTATCAAACAAAAAGGTCGTGAAATTTTAAATAATTATCCGATCACGACACCACAATTTATTGCTTTACAATTTTTGTTGGAGCACGGTGATTTAACACTTGGAGAGCTATCCAAGAAAATAAACCTCGCATTTAGTACAACAACTGATCTCGTGGACCGTATGGAAAAGAATGATCTCGTGGAGCGGGTACGTGATACGAAAGATCGACGCGTGGTACGAATACATCTGTTGGAAAAAGGAAGAGAAATCATTCATGAAGTAATTGAAAAACGACAGAAGTATTTAGGTGAGGTTCTATCGAATGTTAAAGAGGAGGACATGGAACAGTTATCTACACTTTTACATCTCCTTCACCGTGAGATGCGACAACAAACAAAAAATGCAAAATTGTAA
- a CDS encoding alpha/beta fold hydrolase produces MPYTETQPSLYFQCTGSGTAIIFISPPAMGHLTFRYQQLLKDHFKVITFDNRGDCRSSNKDETLQFSDFVNDVKRILDANDISQAIICGYSNGGLLAQEFALQYPNHTLALILIGGYHSPANSTLRLEYKIGISIAKWQWISLLAKALSFNHFRDKKAAKDMELEIKKTNPHSLTQQYQLGLHYQATDRLHHIHCPLLLIYGANDFYVHSYRHGFQEKIGDTEVAYIHHSKHQVPTKYYNECNAIIYEWSKRKKWIK; encoded by the coding sequence ATGCCATATACTGAAACACAGCCTTCATTGTATTTTCAATGTACTGGTTCAGGAACAGCCATCATTTTTATATCTCCGCCAGCTATGGGACATCTAACCTTTCGCTACCAGCAGTTACTAAAGGATCACTTCAAGGTCATCACCTTTGATAACAGAGGAGACTGCCGAAGCAGTAATAAAGATGAAACCCTTCAATTCTCTGATTTTGTTAATGATGTGAAACGAATTCTAGATGCGAATGACATTAGTCAAGCCATCATATGTGGCTACTCAAATGGCGGCTTGCTTGCGCAGGAGTTCGCTTTACAATATCCGAATCATACGCTGGCACTTATATTGATAGGTGGTTACCATTCTCCAGCGAATAGCACGTTACGGCTGGAGTACAAGATAGGGATTTCGATAGCAAAGTGGCAATGGATCAGCTTACTTGCAAAAGCACTTAGCTTCAACCATTTTCGTGATAAAAAAGCAGCTAAAGACATGGAACTGGAAATAAAGAAAACAAACCCACATTCACTGACACAACAATATCAGCTAGGATTGCATTATCAAGCTACTGATCGTTTACACCATATCCACTGTCCACTTTTGCTTATTTATGGAGCAAATGACTTTTATGTTCACTCCTACCGCCACGGTTTTCAAGAGAAGATTGGCGATACAGAGGTTGCTTATATCCACCATTCCAAGCACCAAGTACCGACCAAATATTATAATGAGTGTAATGCGATTATATATGAATGGTCAAAGCGGAAAAAATGGATAAAGTGA
- a CDS encoding STAS domain-containing protein — translation MTPLEKENLATISKKILNEKDKLVNEIPVPKLNGVDITNDLVQWRKELLDVYAESIVSNNQIPIEQLEGWGVEVSKRLLDLMLPLDIALEEIGNYRAAISEIIHQEAVDTEFTLEAYNRAIVNFNYIVDQAVKIVSSHYMQDYNDTIAKARYAVDELSIPLVKITEQIGIIPIIGEIDTHRADQLMKNALNQGNSNDLEYIIIDLSGVSAIDTMVAQQLFKVIESLELIGIHPLLSGIRPDIVQTMVSLGINMRHIDTFSSLHRALATIQSFDSN, via the coding sequence ATGACGCCATTAGAAAAAGAAAATCTAGCAACCATCTCAAAAAAAATCTTGAATGAAAAAGATAAACTAGTAAATGAGATACCGGTACCTAAACTTAACGGCGTTGATATTACCAATGATTTAGTTCAATGGCGTAAAGAATTACTTGATGTATATGCTGAGTCTATCGTTTCTAATAACCAGATACCAATTGAACAATTAGAAGGATGGGGCGTTGAAGTTAGTAAGCGATTATTAGATCTCATGCTGCCATTAGATATTGCTTTGGAAGAGATCGGCAATTATCGTGCGGCAATTAGTGAAATTATTCATCAGGAAGCAGTGGACACGGAATTTACTTTAGAAGCGTACAATAGAGCAATTGTTAATTTTAACTATATAGTGGATCAAGCGGTAAAAATTGTGAGCAGTCATTATATGCAGGATTATAATGATACGATTGCGAAAGCGCGTTATGCGGTGGATGAGTTATCTATTCCACTAGTAAAAATAACGGAGCAAATCGGTATTATTCCGATTATCGGAGAGATTGACACGCATAGAGCAGATCAATTAATGAAAAATGCGTTAAATCAAGGTAATAGCAATGATTTAGAGTATATTATTATTGACCTGTCAGGGGTTAGTGCTATCGATACAATGGTAGCACAGCAATTGTTTAAAGTGATTGAATCATTAGAATTGATCGGTATTCATCCATTATTAAGTGGTATCAGACCAGATATTGTCCAGACAATGGTAAGTTTAGGAATTAACATGAGACATATAGATACGTTTAGTAGTTTACATCGAGCCTTGGCTACCATTCAATCATTTGATTCCAACTGA